A single Cytophagia bacterium CHB2 DNA region contains:
- a CDS encoding asparaginase → MSAALLANITRGNIIESQHYGHIAVVDGDSNLVLSYGDAQFITYIRSAAKPFQAIPLYEDSVPEIFDLSEAEMAVVMSSHSGEEKHVRAVANILRKIGREPADLQCGVHTPLGTAVAEQLAASGRKPTVLHNNCSGKHAGMIAACINRGLSFDNYLEFSHPYQQRLWRTVARCAGLMEDAVPLGVDGCSAPNFALPIISMAHMYAGLVAAPDEISQRIFMTFMKNPDMIAGEGRFDTILMRATRGKVLAKTGAEGIECLAINAPQPLGIAIKIADGNSRALAAIVVALLEKLQVLTDDELNRLSHFQQEVLRNHRGHACGMIEAAI, encoded by the coding sequence ATGTCCGCTGCCCTGCTTGCAAACATTACACGTGGAAACATTATCGAGAGCCAGCATTATGGCCACATCGCCGTCGTTGACGGAGACAGCAATCTCGTCTTATCGTATGGCGATGCCCAGTTCATCACCTATATTCGCTCGGCTGCCAAGCCATTTCAAGCGATTCCGCTTTATGAAGATTCTGTGCCTGAAATTTTTGATCTAAGCGAAGCGGAAATGGCGGTCGTCATGTCGAGCCACAGCGGGGAAGAGAAGCATGTGCGAGCGGTGGCTAACATTTTGAGAAAAATCGGACGCGAGCCGGCAGATTTGCAATGCGGCGTGCATACGCCGCTCGGAACCGCAGTGGCGGAACAGCTTGCCGCCTCCGGGCGCAAACCGACGGTTTTGCATAACAATTGTTCGGGCAAGCACGCCGGCATGATTGCGGCCTGCATCAATCGCGGATTGTCGTTCGACAATTATTTAGAGTTCAGTCATCCTTACCAGCAACGCCTCTGGCGCACGGTTGCGCGTTGCGCCGGTTTGATGGAAGATGCTGTGCCTCTCGGCGTCGACGGTTGCAGCGCGCCGAACTTTGCCCTACCGATAATCAGCATGGCGCATATGTACGCCGGCCTGGTCGCCGCGCCTGATGAAATTTCGCAGCGCATCTTTATGACCTTTATGAAAAATCCTGATATGATCGCCGGTGAAGGCCGTTTTGATACGATCTTGATGCGCGCCACGCGCGGCAAAGTGCTGGCAAAAACCGGCGCGGAGGGCATCGAATGCCTGGCGATCAACGCGCCGCAGCCGCTCGGCATTGCGATAAAGATTGCCGATGGCAACAGCCGCGCGCTTGCGGCGATTGTGGTGGCGCTGCTGGAAAAGTTGCAGGTTCTTACGGATGACGAGCTTAACCGGCTGTCGCATTTTCAGCAGGAGGTTTTGCGTAACCATCGCGGCCATGCCTGCGGAATGATCGAAGCTGCAATTTGA